The Syntrophales bacterium genomic sequence ACGGTGTGGGCATATTGACCGCGGCCGCCGGTTTGCTTGACGAACTTGTAATCGTACTGGTACTCGCCTGTGATTGTCTCCCGATACTCAACCGAGGGCCGGCCCGCCACTGCCTCGCATTTGAAGTCCGTTTTCAGCCGATCCACGATTATTTCGAGGTGCAGTTCGCCCATGCCGGCGATAACCGTCTCACCCGTACGTTCTACATTCCGCACGGCAAAAGACGGATCCTCCATCGCCATTCTGCGCAATGCCTGGTGGAGATTCTCCTGTTCCTGGCGATTGGGCGTGCTTACCTTAACGCTGATGACCGGATCGGGAACATTAATTGTCTCCAGCAGCATTGGCGCTTCCGGATGGCAGAGTGTATGGCTGGTGTAAGTGTTTTTCAACCCCACCAGGGCCACGATATCACCTGGTCCAACTTCCGGTATTTCTCTGCGGTCCTTGGCATGGATGCGCAGGATACGGCTGATGCGCTCTTTCCTGCCGGTGGTAATGTTCAATACAAATGCGCCTGTTTTCAATACGCCGGAGTATGTCCGGACGAAAGTTTGCTGTCCCACATAGAGGTCGTAAATGATCTTAAAGACGAGTCCCGAGAACGGCTCGTTGGTAGAGGGCTGACGCGAAAGAGTTTTTGCCGGGTCAGTCGGATCCACGCCGACAACTGCCCCTTTGTCTAAGGGACTGGGCAGATAAGTCACAATCGCATCCAGCAGCGGCTGAATACCGATATTCTTGTAGGCCGCGCCGCAGAACGCCGGCGTAACCAGCGAATGCACCACACAATAGCGCGTCACCGCCCGGATCATCGCTTCCGGAATAGCTTTATCCTCGAGGTATAACTCTGCCAACTCATCATTAAATTCGGCGAGTTTTTCTAAAAGTTGCCGATGCCAGCGCTGGGCATCAGCCCGGTACGCGGCCGGGATTTCACCTTCCTGCAACTTACCATCCGTAAAGGTATAGGACTTCATGCGCACCAGATCTATGACGCCAGAGAAATTTTCTTCCGTGCCGATCGGGATCTGATAGGGGACGGCCCTGGCATCCAGGCGGTCGTCCAACTGCTTGAGAACATCGAAAAAATCTGCACCGGGACGGTCCATCTTGTTGACAAAACATATCCGCGGCACCCGGTAACGATCCGCCTGCCCCCAGACGGTCTCACTTTGAGCCTCCACGCCACCGACGGCGCAGAAGACGGCAACAATTCCGTCCAGTACTCTCATCGAGCGTTCTACCTCCATGGTGAAGTCCACATGGCCGGGAGTGTCAATAATATTGACCTGGTGCTCATCCCAATGGCACGTGATGGCAGCCGAGGCGATGGTGATGCCGCGTTCCTGTTCTTGCTTCATGAAGTCCATCGTGGCCTCGCCGTCATGGACCTCTCCCATTGTCCGCGTCGTGCCGGTATAGAACAAAATCCTCTCCGTTACCGTTGTTTTACCGGCGTCAATGTGCGCTACAATCCCGATATTCCGCAATTTGCTAATTCTCATCTTCCATTCCTAATATTGTAAGCATTCAGCTATCAGCGGTCAGCCATCAGCTTTTGGATAAAAGACGTAAGCATCCGCTTCACCTAGAAATTGGGAAATAGAGGGAAACGGTTGTACCCTTGCCGGGAGAGCTTTCAATCTCTACTCTCCCCTGATGTGCCTTCATCAGATGCTTGACAATGGACAAGCCCAGGCCTACACCGCCCAGTTCCCGTGACCGTGTTTTATCCACCCGGTAGAAGCGTTCTCCCAGTCGGGGGATTTCACTCCCCGGTATACCGACACCGGTATCGGCTATTCTTACGACAACAGAACCCCTTCCCTCCTCAACTGCGGTAATTGATATCCTTCCCCCCTCCGGTGTGAATTTGACGGCATTATCCACGATATTCAAAATGACCTGTGCCACCCTGTCTCTGTCGGCCATGATCAGGGGAAGTCCGGCGGGGATGTCATCATGGATGGTGATTTTCTTCTCTCCCGCCTTTGCCTGGACCACGGGGAGGATATTTTTCACCACGTCGGCCACGGAAACACCTTCGGGGTGTAATTGTATCTCTCCCAGTTCGATACTGGAAAGGGTAAGAAGGTCATCTACCAGACGGTTGAGACGTTGGGCGTGTTCAGAGATGATCCGTAAAAATTTTTCTGTCGTGGCCCTATCTTCAATGGCGCCTTCCTCAAGGGTCTCGATGAATCCAATGATAGCCGTAAGTGGTGTTTTAATCTCGTGGGTCACATTGGCAACAAAATCTTCCCGTATCCTCTCTAACTTTTTAAGGCGCGTTACCTCGTGAAAGACCATCATCGTTTTTTCCTCTCCCCCGGAAAGCCCCTGGATGGGGGAGATGTTAACATCTAAGATAATCGGGGATGTTTCTCCTAAGGTAATTTCCTGTAAAACCGGTTCACCTGTCTCCCTAAAACGCTCGAGGGCGTTTTGCAACTCCATATTCCGGAACACTTCGAGGGGTGTTTTATTGATAAGATCAGTGTCCCGGCGGCCGAGGATGTTCATGAGGCCGTTGTTCAGTGCCTCTATGCGGTTGTCACTGTCAAGGATCAGTACCCCTTCTATCATGGCGGTGAAGGCCGACGCCAGTTTTCTCTTCTCTTCATCAGCGGATCTTATCTTTTCCTGTTGCTCCTGAACCAGGTAATTGATGTTTTTCGCCAGTTGTCCGATCTCATCCTTTGACTCGATCAAAAGGGTACCGGCGGTTTCACCGTTGCGTACCTTTTGGGTAAATACATCCACCTTCCGGATAGGTGAGGTAATTTTTCTGGAAAATATCAGAGCGGCAAATAGGGAAAGCAGGGCCATGATAAGGATGGTCTTATAAACAGAGCGGTACAAGTGAGCTGCCGATTTTTTCACCTCAAAGATGGGACAGCCCAGGCGGATGTAGCCCCTTAATGCTGGACCTTCTCTCAGGGGAAGGGCAACGTAGAGCATTTCCCTACCGAAGGTGCGACTGTGGCGTATTGCCTTACCCCGGCCTTTGACCCTTGATTCCTGTATTTCCAAACGGTTTAAGTGATTATCCATGTCTGCTGCGTTTCTCTCCGAGTCTACAATGACCCTGCCCGAGGCATCTATCAGTGTAACCCTTGCCCGTGCAATCCTGGCCAGGGCGAAGGCATTTCTCTCGATTTCTCCCCTGGAAAGGAGGGTCATCGTCTCTGCCTGAGCCATCAAATCTTCCTCGATCCTGCCGATTAGTTCGCCTTTTATCTCCCGGGCGATGAGGAGACCCATAACGGCAATAGCGAGGATCACCACAACGAGATAGCTGCCCAGAATTTTATAGAAGAGACGCATCTTCAACCTATTTATTCCTCGCCTTAAAAGGGGATTCATGTCTCACATTTTTTCCCGTTACCATATATATCACCCGGTCGGCAATGCTTTCCGCATGATCCGAAATCCTCTCGAGATTCTTGGCTATCTGCATAATAAGAAGTGAAGCATGAATTTTCCGGGGATCCTCCAGCATAAAGGTAAGGAGTTCCCGGAAGATCTGTTCGTTGAGTGCATCTATGGATTCATCGTCCCCCCTGACCTTGTTTGCCAGAGCGACATCTTCCTTAACCAGGGCGTCAAGGCTTTCCCTGACCATGCCCCGGGCAATTGCGGCCATCCGGGGAAGGTCAATATAGGGTTTCAGTTGAGGCTCTTCATTTAAGACAATCGCCCTTTCTGCGATATTAACCGCCATATCTCCAATTCTTTCCAGATGTCCATTGATCTTGATCGCCGTGGCGATGAACCTCAAGTCCCTCGCGGCAGGTTGCCTTAAGGCCAGGACGCGGATACACCTCTCTTCGGTTTCCACATCAAGCCGATCAATCTGATCATCCTCTTCAATTACCCTGCGGGCCAGGTCCGAATCTCTCTCCAGAAGGGCATTAATCGCCCTCTCGATCGCCTTTTCTATCATGGCCCCCAGATACAGAAGACTTTCCTTGATCTCCTGGAGTTCCCTTTCGTAATGGGCGCTGGTGTGTTTTTTTTCTTCCATGATGCCCCCTCCTTACTCTCTGAATCATGAGTAGGGGCGAGCGGCCGGTCGCCCTTACTCCCCTGCCATCCATCAACCGAATCTGCCTGTGATGTAGTCCTCCGTCTGCTTCACGTCCGGTTTGGTAAATATCTTTTCTGTAAAGTTATATTCTATTAATCCCCCCAGATAGAAAAAACCTGCCCTATCTGAGACACGGGCTGCCTGCTGCATGTTATGCGTCACAATGATGATCGTGTATTTTTTCTTCAATTCTTCGACCAATTCCTCAATCTTTGCCGTGGAGATGGGATCAAGCGCCGATGTGGGTTCATCCATTAAGAGGACATCAGGGGCCATGGCCAGCGCTCTGGCGATACAGAGGCGCTGTTGCTGCCCTCCGGAAAGCGTCATGGCCGATTTATTCAGGATATCCTTCACCTCATCCCAGAGGACCGCCTGCTTGAGACTCTGCTCAACGAGGGACTCCAAATCATTTCTCTTCTTCACCCCCGAAAGTCTCGGCGCATAGGCAATATTGTTGAATATCGTCTTCGGAAACGGATTCGGTTTCTGGAATACCATGCCGATTCTTCTGCGAACCTCAACAGGATCAACATT encodes the following:
- the fusA gene encoding elongation factor G, which codes for MRISKLRNIGIVAHIDAGKTTVTERILFYTGTTRTMGEVHDGEATMDFMKQEQERGITIASAAITCHWDEHQVNIIDTPGHVDFTMEVERSMRVLDGIVAVFCAVGGVEAQSETVWGQADRYRVPRICFVNKMDRPGADFFDVLKQLDDRLDARAVPYQIPIGTEENFSGVIDLVRMKSYTFTDGKLQEGEIPAAYRADAQRWHRQLLEKLAEFNDELAELYLEDKAIPEAMIRAVTRYCVVHSLVTPAFCGAAYKNIGIQPLLDAIVTYLPSPLDKGAVVGVDPTDPAKTLSRQPSTNEPFSGLVFKIIYDLYVGQQTFVRTYSGVLKTGAFVLNITTGRKERISRILRIHAKDRREIPEVGPGDIVALVGLKNTYTSHTLCHPEAPMLLETINVPDPVISVKVSTPNRQEQENLHQALRRMAMEDPSFAVRNVERTGETVIAGMGELHLEIIVDRLKTDFKCEAVAGRPSVEYRETITGEYQYDYKFVKQTGGRGQYAHTVMRVEPNRGCGFEFINHVTGGRIPAEFITAVLKGVKNTIGEGIMADYQVVDVRAILLDGSYHEVDSSDHAFQTCGSICFKEAFKRARPQLLEPIMLLEIATPDEYIGDVIGDLNRRRGKVLSMRRYRKGSQKISVEAPLRELFGYATTLRSLSAGRANYSMEIERYSPLPEKLQEEVLTEAHKRMRGGE
- a CDS encoding ATP-binding protein translates to MRLFYKILGSYLVVVILAIAVMGLLIAREIKGELIGRIEEDLMAQAETMTLLSRGEIERNAFALARIARARVTLIDASGRVIVDSERNAADMDNHLNRLEIQESRVKGRGKAIRHSRTFGREMLYVALPLREGPALRGYIRLGCPIFEVKKSAAHLYRSVYKTILIMALLSLFAALIFSRKITSPIRKVDVFTQKVRNGETAGTLLIESKDEIGQLAKNINYLVQEQQEKIRSADEEKRKLASAFTAMIEGVLILDSDNRIEALNNGLMNILGRRDTDLINKTPLEVFRNMELQNALERFRETGEPVLQEITLGETSPIILDVNISPIQGLSGGEEKTMMVFHEVTRLKKLERIREDFVANVTHEIKTPLTAIIGFIETLEEGAIEDRATTEKFLRIISEHAQRLNRLVDDLLTLSSIELGEIQLHPEGVSVADVVKNILPVVQAKAGEKKITIHDDIPAGLPLIMADRDRVAQVILNIVDNAVKFTPEGGRISITAVEEGRGSVVVRIADTGVGIPGSEIPRLGERFYRVDKTRSRELGGVGLGLSIVKHLMKAHQGRVEIESSPGKGTTVSLYFPISR
- the phoU gene encoding phosphate signaling complex protein PhoU, translated to MEEKKHTSAHYERELQEIKESLLYLGAMIEKAIERAINALLERDSDLARRVIEEDDQIDRLDVETEERCIRVLALRQPAARDLRFIATAIKINGHLERIGDMAVNIAERAIVLNEEPQLKPYIDLPRMAAIARGMVRESLDALVKEDVALANKVRGDDESIDALNEQIFRELLTFMLEDPRKIHASLLIMQIAKNLERISDHAESIADRVIYMVTGKNVRHESPFKARNK
- the pstB gene encoding phosphate ABC transporter ATP-binding protein PstB, translated to MVIVQYNSIIKLRNVNFYYGQCRALTDITMDFEKNMITALIGPSGCGKSSLLRLLNRMNDLIAGTRVEGEVLFEGRDIYAPNVDPVEVRRRIGMVFQKPNPFPKTIFNNIAYAPRLSGVKKRNDLESLVEQSLKQAVLWDEVKDILNKSAMTLSGGQQQRLCIARALAMAPDVLLMDEPTSALDPISTAKIEELVEELKKKYTIIIVTHNMQQAARVSDRAGFFYLGGLIEYNFTEKIFTKPDVKQTEDYITGRFG